Proteins found in one Ovis aries strain OAR_USU_Benz2616 breed Rambouillet chromosome 19, ARS-UI_Ramb_v3.0, whole genome shotgun sequence genomic segment:
- the TCTA gene encoding T-cell leukemia translocation-altered gene protein → MAEPWSGQSLQALPATVLGALGALGSEFLREWEAQDMRVTLFKLLLLWLVLSLLSIQLAWGFYGSTVTGLYHRPGLGGQNGSTPDGSTHFPSWETAANEPLKTHRE, encoded by the exons ATGGCGGAGCCTTGGTCTGGGCAGTCCTTGCAGGCTCTGCCGGCCACGGTGCTGGGCGCGCTGGGCGCCCTCGGCAGCGAGTTTCTTCGGGAGTGGGAGGCGCAAGACATGCGCGTGACTCtctttaagctgctgctgctttggTTGGTGTTAAGTCTCCTGAGCATCCAGCTGGCGTGGGGGTTCTACGGGAGTACGGTGACCGGGCTGTATCACCGCCCAG GTCTGGGCGGCCAGAACGGATCCACACCTGATGGCTCCACGCATTTCCCTTCCTG GGAAACAGCAGCAAATGAACCTCTCAAAACCCACAGAGAATAA
- the AMT gene encoding aminomethyltransferase, mitochondrial, whose amino-acid sequence MQQAGSVVSRLGSRLQVRPSAPCRSLSCAQDVLHRTPLYDFHLAHGGKMVAFAGWSLPVQYRDSHVNSHLHTRQRCSLFDVSHMLQTKIFGCDRVKLMESLVVGDIAELKPNQGTLSLFTNEAGGILDDLIVTNASEGHLYVVSNAGCREKDLTLMQDKVRELQNKGSDVALEVMDNALLALQGPTAAQVLQAGVADDLRKLPFMTSAVMEVFGVSGCRVTRCGYTGEDGVEISVPAAEAVHLAAALLRNPEVKLAGLAARDSLRLEAGLCLYGNDIDEHTTPVEGSLSWTLGKRRRAAMDFPGASVIVPQLKSKAQRRRVGLMCDGAPVRAQSPILSPEGTVIGAVTSGCPSPCLKKNVAMGYVPYEYSRPGTPLLVEVRRKQQPAVVSKMPFVPTNYYILK is encoded by the exons ATGCAGCAGGCTGGGAGCGTGGTGTCCCGTCTGGGCTCGCGTCTGCAAGTTCGGCCCTCGGCCCCATGTCGTTCGCTCAGTTGTGCGCAG GACGTGCTCCACAGGACACCGCTCTATGACTTCCACCTGGCCCACGGCGGGAAGATGGTAGCGTTTGCGGGCTGGAGCCTGCCCGTGCAGTACCGGGATAGCCACGTGAATTCACACCTGCATACACGGCAGCGCTGCTCGCTCTTTGACGTGTCCCACATGCTACAG ACCAAGATATTTGGCTGTGACCGGGTGAAGCTGATGGAGAGTCTGGTGGTTGGAGATATTGCAGAGCTGAAGCCAAACCAG GGAACACTGTCGCTGTTTACCAATGAGGCTGGAGGCATCTTAGATGACTTGATTGTGACCAACGCCTCCGAGGGACACCTGTATGTGGTGTCCAATGCTGGCTGCAGGGAGAAGGACCTGACCCTCATGCAG gaCAAGGTTAGGGAGCTTCAGAACAAGGGCAGTGATGTGGCCCTGGAGGTGATGGATAATGCTCTGCTAGCCCTGCAAG GTCCCACTGCGGCCCAGGTGCTACAGGCTGGTGTGGCTGACGATTTGCGGAAACTGCCCTTCATGACCAGCGCTGTGATGGAGGTGTTTGGTGTGTCTGGCTGCCGCGTGACCCGCTGCGGCTACACAGGAGAGGATGGTGTGGAG ATCTCGGTGCCGGCAGCGGAGGCTGTCCACCTGGCAGCAGCTCTGTTGAGAAACCCCGAGGTGAAGCTGGCAGGACTGGCAGCCCGGGACAGCCTGCGCCTGGAGGCAGGCCTCTGCTTGTATGGGAACGACATTGATGAGCACACCACACCGGTGGAAGGCAGCCTGAGCTGGACACTCG GGAAGCGCCGCCGAGCTGCTATGGACTTCCCAGGAGCCTCAGTCATTGTTCCCCAGCTGAAGAGCAAGGCACAGCGGAGGCGTGTGGGGTTAATGTGTGACGGGGCTCCTGTGCGGGCACAGAGTCCCATCCTGAGTCCAGAGGGTACTGTGATCG GTGCTGTGACCAGTGGCTGCCCCTCACCCTGCCTGAAAAAAAATGTGGCGATGGGTTATGTACCCTACGAGTACAGTCGGCCAGGCACCCCGCTGCTGGTAGAGGTGCGGCGGAAGCAGCAGCCGGCCGTGGTCAGCAAGATGCCCTTTGTGCCCACAAACTACTATATCCTTAAGTGA